The following are from one region of the Acidobacteriota bacterium genome:
- a CDS encoding ABC transporter ATP-binding protein: protein MLKTENLTKVYEDRTRALNNLNMEVKKGEIYCLLGANGAGKTTTINLFLNFIPPTSGTAFINGIDVTKDPLEAKRYVSYVPENVMLYGNLRATQNLDFFAKLGGKKNLTKKDYFNIMRRVGLEEEAFEKRVKHFSKGMRQKLALAIAITKDAENMLLDEPTAGLDPQAAHEFLEILFEIRDEGKAVLMSTHDIFRAKEIADRVGIMKEGYLVAEMTSKEIEHENLEKLYLQYMETR, encoded by the coding sequence ATGCTTAAAACTGAAAATCTCACAAAAGTATATGAGGATAGAACAAGGGCTTTGAATAATTTAAACATGGAGGTAAAAAAAGGGGAGATATACTGCCTTTTAGGTGCAAATGGAGCTGGAAAAACAACAACGATAAATCTATTCCTGAATTTTATTCCTCCAACCTCTGGAACTGCCTTTATAAACGGAATAGACGTCACAAAAGACCCCCTTGAAGCAAAAAGATATGTCTCCTACGTTCCAGAGAATGTCATGCTCTACGGAAACCTTCGTGCAACACAGAACCTCGATTTTTTTGCAAAATTAGGAGGAAAAAAGAATTTAACCAAGAAGGATTATTTCAACATTATGAGAAGAGTAGGACTGGAGGAGGAGGCGTTTGAGAAAAGGGTGAAACACTTCTCAAAAGGGATGAGACAGAAGTTAGCTCTGGCAATTGCAATTACAAAGGATGCAGAGAATATGTTACTTGATGAACCAACAGCAGGTTTAGACCCTCAGGCTGCCCATGAGTTCCTCGAGATTCTATTTGAGATAAGGGATGAGGGAAAAGCAGTCCTCATGTCAACCCATGACATATTCCGTGCAAAGGAGATTGCAGATAGAGTTGGAATAATGAAAGAAGGATACTTAGTTGCAGAGATGACCTCAAAAGAGATAGAGCATGAGAATTTAGAGAAACTCTACCTTCAATACATGGAGACAAGATAA